A genomic segment from Ruegeria sp. TM1040 encodes:
- the cyoD gene encoding cytochrome o ubiquinol oxidase subunit IV, with translation MSAHSHGSYKSYAIGFVLSVILTVIPFWLVLGEVDIGVNTAIAVIFGLGAVQIIVHMHYFLHVTYGAEDGWQVMSLVFTGILLIIVLAGSIWVMAHLHENMMPAHEQIERVRNLP, from the coding sequence ATGAGCGCCCATTCACACGGCTCTTACAAATCCTACGCGATCGGCTTTGTGTTGTCGGTCATCCTGACCGTGATCCCCTTCTGGCTGGTTCTGGGAGAGGTGGACATCGGCGTCAACACGGCAATTGCCGTCATCTTTGGTCTCGGTGCGGTGCAGATCATCGTCCACATGCATTACTTTCTGCATGTGACCTATGGGGCCGAGGATGGCTGGCAGGTGATGTCGCTGGTGTTCACGGGGATCTTGCTGATCATCGTGCTGGCCGGGTCGATCTGGGTGATGGCGCATCTGCATGAAAACATGATGCCCGCACATGAACAGATCGAACGGGTCAGGAACCTGCCATGA
- the cyoC gene encoding cytochrome o ubiquinol oxidase subunit III, translating into MSHSAATPAPEALEFYVTEDPHAGHGDHHHDTGTMLGFWIYLMSDCLIFGILFAVHAVVGTSYAAGPSPADLFEIDKILLATFFLLFSSITYGFAVINMQQRKQRAMMLWLGVTLVFGLGFLVMEILEFQHLWHLGAGPGASAFLSSFWVLVGTHGLHVTAGAIWLVVLLVQVQMHGLTEANTRRILCLSMFWHFLDLIWIGVFSFVYLTGVLL; encoded by the coding sequence ATGTCACATTCTGCTGCGACACCCGCCCCAGAGGCGTTGGAGTTCTATGTCACCGAAGATCCCCATGCAGGTCATGGGGATCACCACCACGACACCGGCACCATGCTGGGGTTCTGGATCTACCTGATGAGCGACTGCCTGATCTTTGGCATTCTCTTTGCGGTGCATGCGGTGGTGGGCACAAGCTATGCCGCCGGACCCTCGCCTGCGGATCTGTTCGAGATTGACAAGATCCTGCTGGCGACCTTCTTCCTGCTGTTTTCATCCATCACCTACGGGTTTGCGGTGATCAACATGCAGCAGCGCAAGCAGCGCGCCATGATGCTGTGGCTTGGGGTTACGCTGGTCTTTGGCCTTGGCTTTCTGGTGATGGAGATCCTGGAGTTCCAACACCTGTGGCATCTCGGGGCCGGACCCGGTGCCAGCGCCTTCCTGTCGTCCTTCTGGGTGCTGGTCGGCACCCACGGCCTGCACGTCACGGCCGGGGCGATCTGGCTGGTGGTGCTTTTGGTGCAGGTTCAGATGCATGGTCTCACCGAAGCCAATACGCGTCGCATCCTCTGCCTCAGCATGTTCTGGCACTTCCTTGATCTGATCTGGATCGGGGTCTTCTCATTCGTCTATCTCACGGGGGTACTGCTATGA
- a CDS encoding VOC family protein — MTKLAHSMIRVLDETASVAFYKAAFDMEIADRLDFDDFTLIYLTAPEGSFELELTVNKSQTEAYDLGNGYGHLAVVVEDLEAARAKVETAGGAPRDIVDFRPAGERVARFFFVADPDGYQIEVIEAGGRFK, encoded by the coding sequence GTGACCAAACTTGCCCATAGCATGATCCGCGTCCTCGACGAGACTGCCTCCGTGGCGTTTTACAAGGCGGCGTTCGACATGGAGATCGCAGACCGGCTCGATTTTGATGATTTCACGCTGATCTACCTGACCGCGCCTGAGGGCAGCTTTGAGTTGGAGCTCACAGTCAACAAATCCCAGACCGAGGCCTATGATCTGGGCAATGGCTATGGTCATCTGGCTGTGGTGGTCGAGGATCTGGAAGCGGCGCGCGCCAAGGTCGAAACCGCAGGCGGTGCGCCACGCGACATCGTGGATTTTCGCCCCGCAGGCGAGCGCGTCGCGCGGTTCTTCTTTGTGGCCGACCCCGATGGCTACCAGATCGAAGTGATCGAGGCGGGCGGGCGTTTCAAGTAA
- a CDS encoding SURF1 family protein, with translation MSTGTSTEGGGRRRPFWVDAVILALAFGVFVTMVRLGNWQMQRLSWKLDLIEQVETRAFGPPVAAPIKGAAPEYQRVTLQGVFRHDLSLRIKAVTEIGPGSWVMTPIEGAEQTVWVNRGFVPPQMRLDEINRPEGLQEITGLIRSDQPGGTLLEQNLPDRDRWVSADLALMSADRGIEAAGYYIDAAHQGAAADWPRGGMTQLDFRNTHLSYALTWYAMAVLFFGAMAYVIWDRLRAPKERTS, from the coding sequence ATGAGCACAGGTACAAGCACGGAGGGCGGCGGCAGACGCCGCCCTTTCTGGGTCGATGCGGTGATCCTCGCGCTGGCCTTTGGGGTCTTTGTCACCATGGTGAGGCTCGGCAACTGGCAGATGCAGCGCCTGTCATGGAAGCTTGACCTCATCGAGCAGGTTGAAACACGCGCCTTTGGCCCGCCGGTGGCCGCCCCTATCAAAGGAGCAGCACCAGAATATCAGCGCGTCACCCTGCAGGGCGTCTTTCGCCACGACCTGAGCCTGCGCATCAAGGCGGTGACCGAAATCGGTCCCGGCTCCTGGGTGATGACCCCGATTGAGGGCGCAGAGCAGACGGTCTGGGTCAATCGTGGTTTTGTGCCGCCGCAGATGCGCCTAGACGAGATCAACCGCCCCGAGGGCCTGCAAGAGATCACCGGCCTCATCCGCAGCGACCAGCCCGGCGGCACGCTCCTTGAGCAGAACCTTCCCGACCGGGACCGCTGGGTGTCCGCCGATCTGGCGCTGATGTCCGCCGACCGCGGCATCGAGGCGGCGGGCTATTATATTGATGCAGCGCATCAGGGCGCCGCAGCCGACTGGCCACGCGGAGGCATGACGCAGCTTGATTTCCGCAACACCCATCTGAGCTATGCGCTCACATGGTACGCGATGGCGGTGCTGTTCTTTGGCGCCATGGCCTATGTGATCTGGGACCGGCTGCGCGCCCCCAAAGAGCGCACGAGCTGA
- a CDS encoding cytochrome c oxidase subunit I, translating to MADAAIQGHGHEDERSFFTRWFMSTNHKDIGILYLIVSALTGFISVAFTVYMRLELMDPGVQYMCLEGFAADPCTPNGHLWNVLITGHGVLMMFFVVIPALFGGFGNYFMPLQIGAPDMAFPRMNNLSFWMYVAGTALAVSSVYAPGGNNQLGAGVGWVLYPPLSVKEGGIAMDLAIFAVHVSGASSILGAINMITTFLNMRAPGMTLFKVPLFSWSIFVTSWLILLSLPVLAGAITMLLMDRNFGFTFFDAAGGGDPVLYQHILWFFGHPEVYIVILPGFGIISHVIATFSRKPVFGYLPMVWAIIAIGVLGFVVWAHHMYTVGMSLNQQAYFMLATMVIAVPTGVKVFSWIATMWGGSIEFKAPMVFAFGFLFLFTVGGVTGVVLSQAAVDRAYHDTYYVVAHFHYVMSLGAVFAIFSGIYFYFGKMTGRQYSELGAQIHFWMFFIGANLTFFPQHFLGRQGMPRRYIDYPEGFAYWNKISSYGAFLSFASFIFFFGVVIYSLLRGARVTQNNYWNEYADTLEWTLPSPPPEHTFEILPKQEDWDKSHSH from the coding sequence ATGGCAGACGCAGCCATTCAAGGTCACGGCCACGAAGACGAGCGGAGCTTTTTCACCCGCTGGTTTATGAGCACGAACCACAAGGATATCGGTATCCTTTACCTGATCGTTTCGGCGCTCACCGGCTTCATTTCCGTCGCATTCACCGTCTACATGCGACTCGAACTTATGGATCCCGGTGTGCAGTACATGTGTCTGGAAGGCTTTGCCGCAGACCCCTGTACGCCGAATGGCCATCTCTGGAACGTGCTGATTACAGGCCACGGCGTCTTGATGATGTTCTTCGTCGTCATCCCGGCCCTGTTCGGCGGGTTTGGCAACTATTTCATGCCGCTGCAGATCGGCGCGCCGGATATGGCGTTCCCGCGGATGAACAACCTCAGCTTCTGGATGTATGTTGCAGGCACCGCGCTGGCGGTCTCCTCGGTCTATGCGCCGGGCGGCAACAACCAGCTGGGCGCTGGCGTGGGTTGGGTTCTCTATCCGCCGCTCTCCGTCAAGGAAGGCGGGATCGCGATGGATCTGGCGATTTTCGCCGTGCACGTCTCCGGTGCCTCCTCGATCCTGGGCGCGATCAACATGATCACCACCTTCCTGAACATGCGTGCCCCCGGCATGACCCTGTTCAAGGTGCCGCTCTTCAGCTGGTCGATCTTCGTCACCTCCTGGCTGATCCTTCTGTCCCTGCCGGTTCTGGCAGGCGCAATCACCATGCTGCTGATGGATCGTAACTTCGGCTTCACCTTCTTTGATGCCGCAGGCGGCGGGGACCCGGTTCTCTACCAGCACATCCTGTGGTTCTTCGGCCACCCCGAAGTGTACATCGTGATCCTGCCGGGCTTTGGCATCATCTCCCACGTGATCGCGACCTTCTCGCGCAAGCCTGTGTTTGGCTACCTGCCGATGGTCTGGGCGATCATCGCGATTGGTGTTCTGGGCTTCGTCGTTTGGGCGCACCACATGTACACCGTCGGCATGAGCCTCAACCAGCAGGCCTACTTCATGCTGGCCACCATGGTGATCGCCGTGCCCACAGGGGTGAAGGTCTTCTCGTGGATCGCAACCATGTGGGGCGGCTCCATCGAGTTCAAAGCCCCCATGGTCTTTGCTTTCGGCTTCCTGTTCCTGTTCACCGTTGGCGGTGTGACCGGCGTGGTGCTGTCGCAGGCGGCCGTGGACCGGGCCTATCATGACACCTATTACGTGGTGGCACACTTCCACTACGTGATGAGCCTTGGTGCGGTGTTTGCGATCTTCTCCGGCATCTACTTCTACTTTGGTAAGATGACCGGCCGTCAGTACTCCGAACTGGGCGCACAGATTCACTTCTGGATGTTCTTCATCGGTGCAAACCTGACGTTCTTCCCGCAGCACTTCCTGGGCCGTCAGGGCATGCCGCGTCGCTACATCGACTATCCCGAAGGCTTTGCATACTGGAACAAGATCTCGTCCTATGGCGCGTTCCTGTCCTTTGCCTCCTTCATCTTCTTCTTCGGTGTGGTGATCTATTCACTGCTGCGTGGCGCGCGTGTGACCCAGAACAACTACTGGAACGAATACGCCGACACGCTGGAGTGGACCCTGCCCTCTCCGCCGCCGGAGCACACCTTTGAAATCCTGCCCAAGCAGGAAGACTGGGACAAAAGCCACAGCCACTAA
- a CDS encoding DUF2244 domain-containing protein has translation MPYDWTQPPSDHGGELHLWPHQSLPPEGYMRFIGATAALITVPLLPLMGTPLFWGLIPFLTLAVFGMKYALDQNRRHAQIIEVLRLGPEEAELIRRDARGSEQSWRCNRHWTQVSLHPDRGPVPNYVTLRGAGREVEIGAFLSEDERKALYHDLRDAIRQSDSR, from the coding sequence ATGCCCTATGATTGGACCCAGCCCCCCAGCGATCATGGAGGCGAGCTACATCTGTGGCCGCATCAATCGCTCCCCCCCGAAGGCTACATGCGCTTTATCGGGGCGACAGCCGCGCTCATCACGGTGCCTTTGCTGCCGCTGATGGGCACACCGCTGTTCTGGGGACTGATCCCTTTTCTGACGCTGGCCGTCTTTGGCATGAAATATGCGCTCGATCAGAACCGCCGCCATGCGCAAATCATTGAGGTTCTGCGCCTCGGCCCTGAAGAGGCCGAACTGATCCGGCGTGACGCACGCGGCAGCGAGCAGTCCTGGCGCTGCAATCGCCACTGGACCCAGGTGTCCCTGCACCCTGATCGCGGTCCGGTGCCCAATTATGTGACATTACGCGGCGCCGGGCGCGAGGTGGAAATCGGTGCGTTCCTCTCCGAAGATGAGCGCAAGGCGCTCTACCACGATCTGCGCGACGCGATTCGACAGTCCGACAGCCGCTAG
- a CDS encoding HIT family protein, with protein sequence MTAYDNDNIFAKILRGEIPSMRVYEDDDTLAFMDIMPRADGHLLVIPKTPCRNVLDASAAQLEAVIRSVQKLAQASKAAFDADGVTIQQFNEAAGGQEVFHLHFHVLPRHEGVSLRASGQMGDMEAIAAHAEKIRAALA encoded by the coding sequence ATGACCGCCTATGACAACGACAATATCTTTGCCAAGATCCTGCGCGGAGAGATCCCCTCCATGCGGGTTTATGAAGATGACGACACGCTTGCGTTTATGGACATCATGCCGCGCGCGGACGGGCATCTCTTGGTGATCCCCAAAACCCCTTGCCGCAATGTGCTGGATGCCAGCGCCGCGCAGCTTGAGGCGGTGATCCGCAGCGTTCAGAAACTGGCGCAGGCCAGCAAGGCGGCCTTTGATGCGGACGGGGTGACGATCCAGCAGTTTAACGAGGCTGCCGGCGGGCAGGAGGTGTTCCACCTGCATTTCCACGTGCTGCCGCGTCACGAGGGGGTGTCGCTGCGCGCGTCGGGGCAGATGGGCGATATGGAGGCCATTGCCGCCCACGCCGAGAAAATTCGCGCGGCCCTCGCGTAA